The genome window AGGGAGCGCACGAAGGCGTCGATCTCCCAGGCCACCGGGCCCACGGTACCGGCGTGCGGGGCCGCGCCCGGCGACCCCGGGGCCCCGGGCCCCGGCGGCCACCAGCCGGGCCAGGACGGCCAGGGCGGCCCGGTCGGCGGCGACCAGGGCGCCCGAGCAGGACCGGAGGGACAGGCACGACAGGACGGACAGGACGACGCCGGCCAGCACGGCCACGGGGCCGGGCCTGTGGCCGGAGCGGGGGTGCGGGACGGTCACGGCCGGCCCCTCCGCTCGATCTGGCCGGCGTCACGGTGCACCCAACCGTCGGACTCCAGGCGGTCGAGGGCCACGGCCAGCGGGCCCAGGCCCAGGCCGGTGCGCCGGGCCAGCGTGTCGAGCCCGGCCGGTGCCCAGCCCAGGGCCCGGAGAACCCGGCGCCCGTCGCCGGTGGGGGGCGGCCGGGGATCGAGCACGGGGCCGCCGGCCGTGGGCTCGGGGGCGACGCCGAGGGCGGCCAGCACGTCCTCGGGCCCGGTGGCCACCGCCGCCCCCTGGGACAGCAACCAGTTGGTGCCGGACGAGGCCGCCGAGCGCACCGGCCCGGGCACGGCCAGGACCGGCCGGTCGCGGCGGAGGGCCTCGTCCACCGTGTACATCGAGCCCCCGGTGCGGGGCGACTCGACCACCACCACGGCGTCGGCCAGGGCGGCCACCAGCCGGTTGCGGGCCGGGAACCGCCACCGGGCCGGCCCCGTGCCCAGCGGGTGCTCGCTGAGCACCACCCCGGAGGCGGCCACCGCCTCCCACAGGGACCGGCTCCGGGCCGGGTAGACCACGTCGAGCCCGGTGCCGACCACGGCCACCGGGGGCGCCGCCCCCTCTCCGGCGGCCAGCGCCCCCCGGTGGGCGGCGGCGTCGATGCCCACGGCCAGGCCGGAGACGACCCGCACGCCGGCCCGGGCGCAGGCCAGGCCCAGCTCGACGGCCAGCTCGGCCCCGGCCCGGGTGCAGCGGCGGGTGCCCACCACGGC of Acidimicrobiales bacterium contains these proteins:
- a CDS encoding DNA-processing protein DprA, producing the protein MTAGGAGAGAGPRAVGGALPDRAWWVALAGLPGMGPARLRALREALAPEEAWRVVASGRAHLVPAVAAASGGRAGEVAARWARAAADLDVGERWRAHAHLGVSLLGEPGHPARVADDPEPPVVLFSDGDRGALAGPTVAVVGTRRCTRAGAELAVELGLACARAGVRVVSGLAVGIDAAAHRGALAAGEGAAPPVAVVGTGLDVVYPARSRSLWEAVAASGVVLSEHPLGTGPARWRFPARNRLVAALADAVVVVESPRTGGSMYTVDEALRRDRPVLAVPGPVRSAASSGTNWLLSQGAAVATGPEDVLAALGVAPEPTAGGPVLDPRPPPTGDGRRVLRALGWAPAGLDTLARRTGLGLGPLAVALDRLESDGWVHRDAGQIERRGRP